The following proteins are co-located in the Fluviicola sp. genome:
- a CDS encoding helix-turn-helix transcriptional regulator, producing MDLGTVIKNNRKQKRQTQEEFAKACGITQTYLSQIEGNKKEPNLSTLKVISDELDIPLPVLFFMSIDSEDVPVEKKEQFENIGPKVKALISDFFGV from the coding sequence ATGGATTTAGGAACTGTAATTAAAAATAATAGAAAGCAAAAGAGGCAGACTCAAGAAGAGTTTGCCAAAGCTTGTGGTATAACTCAAACTTACCTTTCTCAAATAGAGGGGAATAAGAAAGAGCCTAATTTATCTACGTTAAAAGTGATCAGCGACGAATTGGATATTCCATTGCCGGTTCTTTTTTTTATGTCAATTGATTCTGAAGATGTACCTGTTGAGAAAAAAGAACAGTTTGAAAATATTGGTCCAAAAGTAAAAGCATTGATAAGTGATTTCTTCGGAGTTTGA
- a CDS encoding reverse transcriptase family protein produces the protein MISSEFEKSEFKKFCHNIGIKKELVSEISSNLDSYYKEWQEIKKDKVTGENKKYKDGTVKKRIIRPSLKELKVIQRAIKERILVPISMPSNIHGGVKKRSNITNAKPHQGKKFQFTTDLQDFYPSIKYERVFDTFLKLGYSNHYGHWLTKFTTWKYELPQGTPTSTHVSNIVFLETDFRLIEFCNRNGITYTRYVDDLTFSSAQCFKEHLQTLLEIVTDSGFKLSYRKTKYKGFQNITGIDVFNNYIDAPKKILEKTKEGIALRRDLKGYQIYVENIRKTNRKRK, from the coding sequence GTGATTTCTTCGGAGTTTGAAAAGTCAGAATTCAAAAAGTTCTGTCATAACATTGGTATTAAAAAGGAGTTGGTTTCTGAGATCTCTTCAAACCTTGATTCTTATTATAAGGAATGGCAAGAAATTAAGAAAGATAAGGTTACAGGTGAAAATAAGAAGTACAAAGATGGTACGGTGAAAAAACGAATCATTCGACCTTCTTTGAAAGAACTTAAAGTTATCCAACGAGCAATTAAAGAAAGAATATTGGTTCCGATTTCTATGCCATCTAACATTCATGGAGGTGTAAAGAAGAGAAGCAATATTACAAATGCGAAACCCCATCAAGGTAAGAAGTTTCAATTTACAACCGATCTTCAAGATTTCTATCCAAGTATTAAATACGAAAGAGTTTTTGACACGTTTTTGAAATTGGGTTATTCGAATCACTACGGTCATTGGCTTACTAAATTCACAACTTGGAAGTATGAGCTTCCACAGGGGACTCCGACCAGTACTCATGTATCTAATATTGTGTTCTTAGAAACTGACTTTAGATTAATCGAGTTTTGTAATAGAAATGGGATAACCTACACAAGGTATGTTGATGACTTAACTTTTTCTTCGGCACAATGCTTTAAAGAGCATCTACAAACGTTGCTTGAAATTGTAACTGACAGTGGATTTAAGTTAAGTTATCGGAAAACAAAGTATAAAGGTTTTCAAAATATTACCGGAATAGACGTGTTCAATAATTACATCGATGCTCCGAAGAAGATTTTAGAAAAAACAAAAGAAGGCATTGCTTTAAGACGAGACCTTAAGGGATATCAAATATATGTTGAGAATATTCGAAAGACGAATAGGAAACGGAAATAA
- a CDS encoding DUF6035 family protein, with protein MFRAIEHAYNSENGERFSISENTNSQIERFSLREQVQRKKRHFECIECGQSLTLAVSKKDFIYFRHLPNSEECTLKNASLEEIRIFNEFYASKESPRHKFLKNEIGNKLKDHSGITSVQIDDKFIVRGNEKRKPDVYCKFGNKEIVFEIQLSDLSINYLTSRHEFYKKNGIYLIWILDKFDPEKSTQLVRDVKYLNEYQNFFKLDEKSETFKLQSKFKESYVTSFFTIQDKWVTKSVTLEEVTFNDSNYQVFYLDYKANRKLNEEKAEVLKEEKNQAEIAEKQRILIEQANATAISIREQIKTRKEKNSFHFDDIAERISNLSDIELKVFNDKLDITGKPSFSKWLKNSNNSHFILFILGCKGIDLDVNLSFENKTPFQTLHDNSNLFHESIMREMFKRGYKLTDDDKRFINEKQYYQMIVYEIAERLELDSDIDQIFESKTNKLIFIIESIKRGQILKSGFKSEDWLAFGNNLAQHYNDYWEYIENALTYFGIWNKIIEMDKKGTFQNKVEMLKFDFPKQKTEFKRLFDKIYPELK; from the coding sequence ATGTTTAGAGCCATTGAACACGCATACAACTCTGAAAATGGAGAACGATTTAGCATCTCGGAAAATACAAATTCCCAAATAGAGCGATTCTCACTTCGTGAACAAGTGCAACGAAAGAAACGGCATTTTGAATGTATTGAATGTGGACAATCGCTAACTTTAGCGGTAAGTAAAAAGGACTTTATTTACTTCAGGCATTTACCAAATTCGGAAGAATGCACACTTAAAAATGCCTCCTTGGAAGAAATTCGAATTTTCAATGAGTTTTACGCTTCAAAGGAAAGTCCAAGACATAAATTTCTGAAAAATGAAATTGGAAATAAGCTTAAAGATCATTCGGGAATCACCTCCGTTCAAATTGATGATAAATTCATAGTTAGGGGTAATGAAAAACGAAAACCCGATGTTTACTGTAAGTTCGGAAATAAAGAAATCGTTTTTGAAATTCAGTTATCTGATTTATCAATAAATTATTTAACATCTAGACATGAATTCTACAAGAAAAACGGCATATACCTTATTTGGATTCTGGACAAATTTGATCCTGAAAAGTCAACTCAATTAGTTCGAGATGTAAAGTATCTAAATGAGTATCAAAACTTCTTCAAACTGGATGAAAAATCCGAAACTTTTAAATTGCAGAGCAAATTCAAAGAATCTTATGTAACATCTTTTTTTACGATTCAAGATAAATGGGTTACAAAGTCGGTAACACTTGAAGAAGTAACTTTCAATGATTCAAACTACCAGGTTTTCTATTTGGATTATAAAGCGAATCGCAAACTGAATGAAGAAAAAGCCGAAGTTTTAAAAGAAGAAAAAAATCAGGCTGAGATAGCAGAAAAGCAAAGAATCTTAATTGAACAAGCTAACGCGACCGCTATCTCAATTAGAGAACAAATAAAGACTAGAAAGGAAAAAAACTCATTTCATTTTGATGACATTGCAGAAAGAATTTCAAACCTTTCTGACATTGAATTGAAAGTATTTAATGATAAACTCGATATTACCGGAAAACCTTCGTTTTCCAAATGGTTAAAGAATTCCAATAATTCACACTTTATCCTTTTTATTCTTGGATGCAAAGGAATTGACTTGGATGTTAACCTTAGTTTTGAAAATAAAACTCCGTTTCAAACTCTTCATGATAATTCAAACCTTTTTCATGAATCTATTATGAGAGAAATGTTCAAACGAGGATATAAACTAACAGATGATGACAAAAGGTTTATCAATGAGAAACAGTATTATCAAATGATTGTTTACGAAATCGCAGAAAGACTAGAGTTAGATTCTGATATAGATCAAATTTTCGAATCAAAAACAAATAAACTCATTTTTATCATTGAATCGATAAAACGAGGTCAAATATTAAAAAGTGGCTTTAAATCTGAAGATTGGTTAGCATTTGGGAATAACCTTGCCCAACATTACAATGATTATTGGGAGTATATAGAAAATGCCTTAACCTATTTCGGGATATGGAATAAAATCATTGAAATGGATAAAAAAGGTACTTTTCAGAACAAAGTTGAAATGCTAAAGTTCGACTTCCCAAAGCAGAAAACAGAATTTAAAAGATTGTTTGATAAAATCTACCCTGAACTGAAATAA
- a CDS encoding sulfite exporter TauE/SafE family protein, with the protein MQFLPLFIILALIAEILGTIGGFGSSMFFVPIAGYFFDFHSVLGITALFHLSSNVSKIALFRKGFDKKLVLTIGVPAVIFVIAGAFLSRFVNTSLLQILLSVFLILLSLLLMIYKNLHLKPTTTNSIAGGALSGITAGLLGTGGAIRGLTLAAFNLDKKRFIATSAIIDLGIDLSRSVVYFSNGYMHKHDYYLIPILLVVGITGTFIGKKLLTRFSENQFKYVVLILVFITGIVTLINGVK; encoded by the coding sequence ATGCAATTTTTGCCCTTATTCATTATTCTTGCTCTGATTGCCGAAATCCTCGGTACAATCGGCGGTTTCGGGTCTTCCATGTTTTTCGTCCCGATTGCCGGTTATTTCTTCGATTTTCATTCCGTTCTCGGAATTACCGCACTTTTTCATCTGTCAAGCAATGTTTCAAAAATTGCACTTTTCAGAAAGGGGTTTGATAAGAAATTAGTCCTAACGATTGGAGTTCCGGCAGTTATTTTCGTCATCGCGGGAGCTTTTCTCAGTCGTTTTGTAAATACATCCCTGCTTCAGATCCTTTTATCCGTCTTCCTGATTCTTTTGAGCTTATTGCTCATGATTTACAAAAACCTGCACTTAAAGCCCACAACCACCAATTCGATTGCCGGAGGTGCTTTATCCGGAATAACGGCCGGCCTTCTGGGAACCGGGGGCGCGATTCGCGGACTCACTCTCGCCGCATTCAATCTCGATAAGAAACGTTTTATAGCCACTTCAGCCATCATAGATTTAGGAATTGACCTCAGCAGAAGTGTTGTTTATTTCTCAAACGGGTACATGCACAAACACGATTATTACCTCATCCCCATTTTATTAGTGGTTGGTATTACCGGAACTTTTATCGGGAAAAAACTGCTTACCCGTTTTTCAGAAAATCAATTCAAATACGTGGTCCTCATCCTGGTCTTCATAACGGGCATTGTTACGCTCATAAATGGGGTGAAGTAA
- a CDS encoding Hsp20/alpha crystallin family protein encodes MNSVKTSKDEELTAPNWSDFFADRVFSNRWPFHKMELFPAVNIKESDDAFHTEMAVPGFSKKDFKIDVDGSYLTISADKTRETNESNERYTKKEFESKSFSRTFNLPENVDADNIEATYQEGILQLIIPKKEKRKPTLKKKIRLS; translated from the coding sequence ATGAATTCAGTAAAAACATCGAAAGACGAAGAATTAACGGCTCCTAATTGGTCTGATTTTTTTGCAGACCGTGTTTTCTCGAACCGGTGGCCATTCCATAAAATGGAACTGTTTCCGGCAGTAAATATTAAAGAAAGTGATGACGCCTTTCACACGGAAATGGCAGTCCCGGGATTCTCAAAAAAGGATTTCAAGATTGATGTTGATGGATCTTATCTGACTATCAGCGCAGATAAAACCCGGGAAACCAATGAATCGAACGAACGGTATACCAAAAAAGAGTTCGAAAGCAAATCGTTTTCACGAACGTTTAATCTTCCTGAAAACGTAGATGCGGACAACATTGAAGCGACCTATCAGGAAGGCATACTTCAACTCATTATCCCTAAAAAGGAAAAACGCAAACCAACCCTTAAGAAAAAGATCCGACTTTCTTAA
- a CDS encoding universal stress protein: MKKILVPTDFSKLSANALDYAVQLAKKTEAEVLLFHVYTIPVFPEDPTLISTEQYLLEDALDNLEQLKESIEESYPDLKISYAAKAGFPVEQITDYAHKQHVDMIIIGAQGAGYIQERVLGNTASTLIRKVKAPLMIIDKHVRFREPKKIVLAVDFAETDDQMVLAPLKKIAAKYQSHICILNIFTEANVIPTFGEIAESFRLEKTLKHTHHTFFEVEHPDVVLGINNFVKKHNIDLVTIISRTHSLIGRLFREPLTKAMTFHSLVPLLVLHE, encoded by the coding sequence ATGAAAAAAATACTTGTACCGACAGATTTTTCCAAACTATCCGCCAATGCGTTGGATTATGCTGTTCAGCTGGCAAAAAAAACAGAAGCCGAGGTGCTATTGTTCCACGTTTATACCATTCCCGTGTTTCCGGAAGACCCGACACTGATCAGCACCGAACAGTACTTGCTGGAAGATGCTTTAGACAATTTGGAACAATTAAAAGAGTCTATTGAAGAATCGTACCCGGATCTGAAAATAAGTTATGCTGCCAAAGCAGGATTTCCTGTCGAACAAATAACCGACTATGCCCACAAACAGCACGTGGATATGATTATCATCGGTGCGCAGGGAGCAGGATATATCCAGGAACGGGTATTGGGCAATACTGCTTCAACCCTGATCAGGAAAGTGAAGGCACCTTTGATGATTATCGATAAACATGTCAGATTCAGAGAACCAAAAAAGATCGTTTTAGCCGTTGATTTTGCTGAAACAGACGATCAGATGGTTTTGGCACCGCTTAAAAAAATCGCTGCAAAATACCAGTCACACATTTGCATCCTCAATATATTCACCGAAGCCAATGTCATTCCTACATTCGGTGAAATTGCCGAAAGTTTCCGGCTCGAAAAGACATTAAAACACACGCATCATACCTTTTTTGAGGTTGAACACCCGGATGTCGTTCTGGGCATTAACAATTTTGTCAAAAAGCACAACATAGACCTGGTAACCATCATATCGCGAACGCATTCCCTGATCGGACGTCTTTTTCGCGAACCGTTGACAAAAGCAATGACTTTCCATAGTCTTGTACCACTATTGGTCCTTCACGAATAA
- a CDS encoding BON domain-containing protein has protein sequence MKTDVEIQKHVMEELKWEPSIHSSEIGVAVKNGVVTLSGTVDTYLEKTTAEKAALKVAGVKGLAEDIQINLPFNHQKTDTELAQAALDALKWNVLVPNDQIKIKAENGWITAKGTVEWAYEQNAVRDAIATIKGVKGISNLVKVIPKVDPKDVKKKISAAFERNALVDANHIHVENSGSKVILGGKVSSYAEKREAEHVAWNVPGVATVENNIEVKIPSYAEIGRNL, from the coding sequence ATGAAAACAGATGTGGAGATTCAGAAACATGTGATGGAAGAGTTGAAGTGGGAACCTTCTATTCATTCATCGGAAATTGGCGTAGCGGTAAAAAACGGAGTTGTTACGCTATCGGGAACGGTTGATACCTACCTGGAGAAGACAACCGCTGAAAAAGCCGCACTTAAAGTTGCCGGGGTGAAAGGCCTTGCTGAAGACATTCAGATTAATCTTCCGTTCAATCATCAGAAAACCGATACGGAATTGGCTCAGGCAGCATTGGATGCATTGAAATGGAATGTGCTGGTGCCGAATGACCAAATAAAGATCAAGGCGGAAAATGGTTGGATTACTGCTAAAGGAACCGTGGAATGGGCTTATGAACAAAATGCAGTCCGGGATGCTATTGCAACTATCAAAGGAGTAAAAGGAATCAGTAACCTGGTAAAAGTTATTCCTAAAGTTGATCCGAAGGATGTGAAGAAGAAAATTTCCGCCGCATTTGAAAGAAACGCTTTGGTGGATGCCAATCATATTCACGTAGAAAACAGTGGCAGCAAAGTTATATTGGGAGGAAAAGTGTCTTCCTATGCAGAAAAGCGGGAAGCCGAGCATGTAGCCTGGAATGTGCCGGGAGTTGCTACTGTTGAGAACAACATCGAGGTGAAAATTCCCTCTTATGCTGAGATCGGAAGAAATCTATAA
- a CDS encoding PAS domain-containing sensor histidine kinase, translating into MESKEGVDALFLHATEGILVTDSQGSITRINPSAEKLFGYNPGELTGRKIETLVPSRFSQKHEDNRAEYAHHPHARAMGLGMELFGLKKDGSEFPVEISLSPYSNEEGNFVIAFIVDVTLRKEAEMKLRNYSEDLEKQVRNRTLILEEAIRELERTKGELDASLAKEKELNEMKSRFVSMASHEFRTPLTTMMSSLSLVSKYNERNDTANHAKHIHKIERSIINLTDILNDFLSVSKLEEGKVGNLPEEVNLKQFLLDICSEMQGMLSGKQTIVQDYSGDEQVFLDPKLLRNILFNLISNAIKFSPEEGVIELTVLVGEDTVSISVKDHGIGISEQDQKHLFERFFRGGNATHIQGTGLGLNIVARYAELMNGKVTIESVQNQGTTARLLIPR; encoded by the coding sequence ATGGAGAGCAAAGAAGGGGTTGATGCATTGTTTTTGCACGCAACGGAAGGGATCCTGGTTACCGATTCACAAGGAAGCATTACACGGATAAACCCGAGTGCTGAAAAATTATTCGGCTACAACCCGGGAGAATTGACAGGAAGAAAAATAGAAACATTAGTACCCTCCAGATTTTCACAGAAACACGAAGATAACCGGGCAGAATATGCACATCATCCGCATGCAAGGGCAATGGGATTGGGAATGGAATTGTTCGGATTGAAAAAAGACGGTTCCGAATTCCCGGTGGAAATCAGTTTAAGTCCATATAGTAATGAAGAGGGAAACTTCGTAATTGCCTTCATTGTAGACGTGACACTTCGAAAAGAAGCTGAGATGAAACTCCGGAATTATTCCGAAGACCTGGAAAAACAGGTTAGGAACAGAACACTTATCCTGGAAGAAGCCATCAGGGAACTGGAACGCACCAAAGGAGAGCTGGATGCTTCGCTCGCCAAAGAGAAGGAATTAAATGAGATGAAGTCCAGGTTCGTTTCAATGGCTTCACATGAATTCCGCACTCCACTTACCACTATGATGTCCTCTTTATCGTTGGTAAGTAAGTACAATGAACGGAACGATACGGCCAATCATGCCAAACACATTCATAAAATTGAAAGGTCCATTATTAACCTGACAGATATACTCAATGATTTTCTCTCTGTTTCCAAACTGGAAGAAGGAAAAGTGGGGAACCTTCCCGAAGAAGTGAACCTGAAACAATTCCTGTTGGATATTTGTTCCGAAATGCAGGGAATGTTATCCGGAAAACAAACCATTGTCCAGGATTATTCAGGAGATGAGCAGGTGTTTTTAGATCCTAAATTACTTCGCAATATCCTGTTCAATTTGATTTCGAACGCCATTAAATTCTCTCCTGAAGAAGGTGTAATTGAATTAACAGTTCTGGTCGGAGAAGATACGGTTTCCATATCGGTGAAAGACCATGGGATCGGTATCAGTGAACAAGATCAGAAACACCTCTTTGAACGGTTTTTCCGCGGAGGAAATGCAACGCATATCCAGGGAACCGGTTTGGGATTGAACATTGTTGCACGCTACGCAGAACTGATGAACGGAAAAGTTACCATTGAAAGTGTTCAGAACCAGGGAACAACCGCCAGATTATTAATTCCACGTTAA
- a CDS encoding response regulator: protein MKKILLIEDNPDIRENTAEILDLAQYRVLTAENGKEGVQLALKELPDLIICDIMMPVLDGYGVLHLLSKNETTAAIPFVFLTAKADRGDIRKGMSMGADDYLTKPFTDQELLSAIETRLTKNDILKKQFSRDVEGVNHFLNEARGFDVLTELSKSRDLRHYKKKDAIFLEGSYPKGVYFIEKGKVKIYQKNDQGKELISSLHKAGDFFGFLSLLKDEQYIHSATALEDTEIYMIPKEDFFSLLYKNTAVARKFIELLSDNLLENEQQLMRLAYNSVRKRVAEALVKLSDTYKKETDQQFSMHVSREDLANLVGTAKETVIRTLSDFKEDRYIEISGSTITILNYDQLVGMKN, encoded by the coding sequence ATGAAAAAGATATTACTGATTGAAGACAACCCGGATATTCGTGAGAACACCGCCGAAATACTGGATTTGGCGCAGTACCGGGTATTGACCGCCGAAAATGGCAAAGAAGGAGTTCAGCTGGCACTCAAAGAACTTCCCGATTTGATTATTTGTGATATTATGATGCCGGTTCTGGACGGATACGGAGTCTTGCACTTATTGTCAAAGAATGAAACTACGGCCGCTATTCCTTTTGTTTTCCTGACTGCTAAGGCAGACCGGGGTGATATTCGTAAAGGCATGTCTATGGGAGCGGATGACTACCTGACAAAACCTTTTACGGACCAGGAATTACTGAGCGCAATCGAAACCCGGTTAACGAAAAATGATATCCTGAAAAAACAATTCTCAAGAGATGTGGAAGGAGTTAATCATTTTTTGAACGAAGCCAGGGGTTTTGATGTTTTGACTGAGTTATCCAAATCGCGCGACTTAAGACACTACAAAAAGAAAGACGCTATTTTCCTCGAAGGTTCTTATCCCAAAGGAGTTTATTTTATTGAAAAAGGAAAAGTAAAGATCTATCAGAAAAATGACCAGGGCAAAGAACTCATCAGCAGCCTTCACAAAGCAGGTGACTTTTTCGGTTTTCTGTCTTTATTGAAAGATGAACAATACATTCATTCTGCAACAGCTTTGGAGGATACAGAGATTTATATGATTCCCAAAGAGGATTTCTTTTCCCTGCTTTATAAGAATACGGCGGTTGCACGAAAATTCATTGAGTTGCTTTCCGATAACCTGCTTGAAAATGAGCAACAATTGATGCGCCTTGCCTATAATTCTGTCAGAAAACGGGTAGCAGAAGCATTGGTTAAACTGTCGGATACCTATAAAAAGGAAACTGATCAGCAATTCAGTATGCATGTTTCGCGCGAAGACCTGGCCAATTTGGTCGGTACGGCCAAAGAAACGGTAATCCGTACCCTGAGCGACTTTAAAGAGGATAGATACATCGAAATCTCGGGAAGTACGATCACCATTCTGAATTACGATCAGTTGGTTGGTATGAAAAACTGA
- a CDS encoding BON domain-containing protein, whose translation MKTNEQLQKDVQDAIKWEPLLKAAEIGVIVKDGIVTLTGTVDNYAKKLQVEKAAKSVLGVKAIAEDIEVKFADSKKKDDAEIAEDVVFALSVDLIVPDKKIQVKVENGWVTLEGEVHWNFQREAAKRAIEHITGVRGVFNHLKIKSELNDAIEQKEIEAALHRSWAVNDKDIRVHVEGRTVRLTGTVASLYQKEEAGRIAWKTPGIWHVENNLEVDYEYALID comes from the coding sequence ATGAAAACAAATGAACAGTTACAAAAAGATGTACAGGATGCTATTAAATGGGAGCCATTATTAAAAGCAGCAGAAATTGGCGTTATTGTCAAAGATGGAATTGTGACCCTGACAGGGACCGTTGATAACTACGCCAAAAAACTGCAGGTTGAAAAAGCCGCAAAAAGTGTTCTTGGAGTGAAGGCAATTGCAGAGGACATAGAAGTGAAATTTGCCGATTCCAAAAAGAAAGACGATGCGGAGATCGCCGAAGATGTTGTTTTTGCCTTAAGTGTTGATTTGATTGTTCCGGATAAAAAGATCCAGGTGAAAGTCGAAAACGGGTGGGTGACTTTGGAGGGCGAAGTACACTGGAATTTTCAAAGAGAAGCTGCCAAGCGTGCTATTGAACACATTACAGGAGTGCGCGGGGTATTTAATCATTTAAAGATCAAATCCGAACTAAACGATGCAATTGAACAAAAGGAGATAGAAGCAGCACTTCACAGAAGCTGGGCTGTCAATGACAAAGATATCCGGGTTCATGTTGAAGGTCGAACTGTCAGACTTACCGGAACCGTTGCTTCTTTGTATCAGAAGGAAGAAGCCGGCCGTATTGCATGGAAAACTCCGGGTATTTGGCACGTCGAGAATAATTTGGAAGTCGATTACGAATATGCACTGATCGACTAG
- a CDS encoding sulfite exporter TauE/SafE family protein: MIFLISSFILGLAGSFHCIGMCGPIALALPVNRKSPATVLADLLTANTGRIITYTLLGFVIGSIGFSLQLFRLFQVLSILFGLLLIAIAWRKQLLRHIEFRSPGFQKWVSGRMQLLLRQKGTLKLFGIGLLNGLLPCGMIFLALTNALLAENPLGSASAMAAFGLGTLPALIGVGFFAQRFNQSFRNRLTGAFPYLLSIIGLLVILRGANFGIPVLSPKIEQLNPGHPKSVIVECHQPEK; this comes from the coding sequence ATGATTTTCCTGATCAGTTCTTTCATTTTGGGACTTGCGGGTTCGTTTCACTGCATCGGGATGTGCGGGCCAATAGCACTCGCACTTCCGGTTAACCGGAAATCACCCGCAACCGTATTGGCTGATCTTTTGACTGCAAATACCGGCCGGATAATTACTTATACGCTTCTGGGTTTTGTAATCGGAAGTATCGGGTTTTCGCTTCAGTTGTTCCGGTTATTCCAGGTATTGAGTATCCTGTTCGGCCTGTTACTGATCGCAATTGCCTGGAGAAAACAGTTACTCCGGCACATCGAGTTTCGATCCCCGGGATTTCAAAAATGGGTTTCCGGACGCATGCAGCTTTTACTTCGACAAAAAGGGACTTTAAAACTGTTCGGCATAGGCTTATTAAACGGATTACTTCCTTGCGGCATGATCTTTTTGGCTTTAACCAATGCGCTTTTAGCGGAAAATCCTCTTGGAAGCGCATCCGCCATGGCTGCATTCGGATTGGGTACACTCCCGGCACTCATCGGAGTCGGATTCTTTGCTCAACGGTTCAATCAATCGTTTCGCAACAGATTAACCGGGGCTTTTCCATACCTCTTGTCCATCATCGGCTTATTGGTGATTTTGCGCGGAGCTAATTTCGGAATTCCGGTCTTAAGCCCGAAGATTGAGCAATTGAACCCGGGACATCCAAAATCAGTGATTGTTGAATGCCATCAGCCTGAAAAGTAA
- a CDS encoding FixH family protein, with protein sequence MNWGKGIIIGMALFMAFILLLVSILMRQNIDLVEEDYYTRELNYDDQFNAQKVYASAIEKISIESKSDSLLIYFPKDFQSEEVKVSFQRPNDKNKDVSFMIVPIEKVIIPTSSFPKGLFNCTIQGSIQDRPYEMSQQITIP encoded by the coding sequence ATGAATTGGGGAAAAGGAATCATTATCGGGATGGCACTGTTTATGGCGTTTATTTTACTATTGGTAAGCATCCTGATGCGTCAGAACATTGACCTGGTGGAAGAAGATTATTACACGCGTGAGTTGAATTACGACGATCAGTTTAACGCTCAAAAAGTCTATGCTTCCGCCATAGAAAAAATCAGTATTGAGAGTAAGTCCGACAGCTTACTGATCTATTTTCCGAAAGACTTTCAATCGGAGGAAGTAAAGGTTAGTTTTCAGCGACCGAATGACAAAAACAAGGACGTTTCTTTCATGATCGTACCTATCGAAAAAGTGATCATTCCGACCTCTTCTTTCCCGAAAGGGCTTTTCAACTGTACTATTCAAGGTTCCATTCAGGATCGGCCGTATGAAATGTCTCAGCAAATCACCATTCCGTAA